The Sphingomonas sp. HF-S4 sequence GTTGGTCACCGCGCGCTTCATCCCGATCGGGAAAAGTACGCGTTCAAGATGGTCCGGCCCGATATAGGCGACGGCATGGCCCTGGTCGTGCAGGTCGTCGACGATGGTGTTGCACATCACGGCGAGATCGACCGCCTGGCGCTTCTCCCCGTTCGATTCGCCGGCGAGATAGGCGAGCAGCGAATCGATCATCGCCTGCATCTCGACGATGTCGGTCTCGATCTCCTCGCGCACTTCACCATCACGGATCGCGTCGGCGCGCAGTCGCAGCCGGGCCAGCGGGGTGCGCAGGTCGTGCCCCACCGCGGCAAGCGCCTGCGTCCGATCGGTCAACAGCCGGTGGATGCGGTCCTGCATGCGGTTGAACGCATGGATCACGCGGCGGACCTCGCCGGGGCCGCCCTCGGCGACGGCCTCCTGCACGTCGCCGCCGCCGACGCGTTCGGTGGCGTGCGCGAGCCGGCGGAGCGGCAGCAGGGTCTGGCGCACCAATACACCGCCGATCAGGATGATCGCGACCGCGGGGGCCAGCGCGAGCAATATCCGTTCGATCGAGAAGCCCATGTCGTGGACGGGCTCGCGCGTGGCGAACTGCATCCAGCTGCCGTCCGGCAGCGTGGTGCCGCCGACGATCACTGCGTCCCGCGCGGCGCCGACCAGCCGGAGCCGCAGCCCCGCCGCCTTAAGGCTGGGCTCCCATTCGAGCACCTGGTGGTGGACGCGGTCGAGCGTCGGGGTGACCTTGAGCGCGACCGGCAGGTCGCGGCTCCACGCGATGCGATAGCGCGAGGTGGTCAGGTCATCGGCGAGCGCGGGGCGCTGCGCGGGCGGCTGCTCGGACAGCAGCTTCCGCGCGATGACGATGTGCTCGGCGAGGCGGCGGGCCTCGTCGTCCTGCACCGAGAATTGGCTCGCGCGCTCGTAGAAGAAGGTGCTCGCGCCGAATTCGATCAGGATCGCCAGCAGCAGGATCGCGAAGATCTGGCCGATCAGGCCCAGCGGCGCCCTGATCCGGCGCATCATTCGCGCGTGACGGGCGCGTTGAACATATAGCCGATGCCGCGCACGGTCACGATCGGCGCCGCGCTGCCGGTGGAGGAGAGCTTGCGCCGCAGCCGGCTGACCAACACGTCGACGCTGCGGTCCGAACTGTCGCCGAGCCGCGTGCGCGACAATTCGATCAGCCGCTCGCGCGCGATCACGCGGCCGCTATGGTCGCAGAGACTCACGAGCAAATCGAACTCGGCGCCGGTCAGGTCGACCACCGCGCCGCTCGGCGAGAGCAGTTCGCGGCGCGGCAGATTGAGCGTCCAGCCGTCGAAACGGATCAGCCCCAGGCTGCGCTGCGCGCTCTCCTGCTTGCCGCCTTCGCGGCGAAGCACCGCACGAATCCGCGCGATCAGCTCGCGCGTGCCGAACGGCTTGGTGAGATAATCGTCGGCGCCGAGCTCGAGCCCGACGACGCGGTCGGTCTCGCTGCCGCGCGCGGAAATGAAGATGATCGGGACCTGGCTCTTCTCACGGATCATCCGGCACAGGTCGATGCCGCTAGTGCCCGGCAGCATGATATCGAGGATGATCAGCTCGGCGGGGCCGTTGTCGAGCGCGAGCCACATCTCGGCGCCGGTCGCGGCGGGGCGCACGGCGAAACCGTTCTCCTGGAGCGCGCGCGACGTGAGGGTGCGCAGCGCGGGGTCGTCTTCGACAAGGACGATGGTGGGGGCGGTGGTCGTCGTCATCTGGGTCTGCAACATCGACAGAGGACGTAGGAACCTCCTGCGCAAGGGTCAACGTAGGGTTTTTCCTGCAGCGCACGAATTACCGCGGGGCAACATTTCCTTACGCGCGCGGCAGGTTCCAGCAAAAGGGCGAGGGTAGCGAGGGGCGCAATACCGAAAGGATTTGCCATGATCACGACCCTGATCGCTCTTGCCGCGGCGACCCAGTCGCCCCCGGCCGCCGAAGTCCAGTATCGCTCGTACGATGTTGCCACCGCGCTGAAGCAGGGCTGCAAGGTCCAGCGCGTGAGTGTCGGCGGCGGCCGCACCGAACATGCGCCGATCATCCGCTGCCGTGTCGATCAGCTGCTGGCGAGCGTCTCCGCGCCGCGCTAACCGCGCGGTCGGGCCCGAAGCGGTACGCGATACGCGATCGCACGGGGTTGCATTCCATGTGATGATGTAACATCCGCGGCATCGAAAGGACTTCGATGCTGTCTTCTTCCGCTTTAGCCGCCGTTGAACCCACGATCCCCGCAGGCGCGCCGCGCGCCGCGCGCATTCTCTCGATCGACGCGCTGCGCGGGCTGGTGATCCTGCTGATGCTCGTCGATCACACGCGCGAGCTCTTCTATTACCACGCTCAGGTCGTCGATCCGATGAATCTGGCGACGACCGAGCCTGCCCTGTTCTGGACGCGCCTGACGGCGCATCTCTGCGCGCCGGTCTTCGTCGTGCTGACCGGGCTCGCCGCGTGGCTCTACGCGGCGCCGCGCGGCGGGGCGGGCGCCGCTTCGTCTTTCCTTGCGAAGCGCGGACTGTTCCTGATCGTGCTCGAAGTCACGGTGGTGAGCTTCGCCTGGGGCTTCGATTTAACGCCGCGGATCCTCTACCTCCAGGTGATCTGGGCGATCGGGCTTTCGATGCTGGCGCTCGCCGCGTTGGTGCACTTGCCGCGCATGGCGATCCTCGCGATCGGAGCCGCCCTCGTGCTTGGGCACAATCTGCTCGATCCGATTCACGTCGCACCCGGTTCGCCGGGGCATATCGTATGGGCGGTACTCCACGATCGCAGTCTGATCGATCTGCCCTGGGGCGGGCAGGTGCGGACCTCCTATCCGGTGCTGCCGTGGATCGGCGTGATCGCGATCGGCTATGCGATCGGCCCGTGGTTCACGCGCGACGTCCTGCCGGCATGGCGTCAGCGGGCCCTGTGGGCGACCGGGGCGCTCGCGCTTGCAGCCTTCGTCGCGCTGCGTCTCGCCAACGGCTATGGCGAGCCGATGCCGTGGCAGCCGGGCGATACCAGCCTCCACACGCTGATGAGCTTCCTCAATCTCACCAAATATCCGCCGTCGGCGGACTTCCTGCTGGTGACCCTGGGCCTCGGCGCGTGGCTGCTCGCCGCGCTGGAGAAGCTGCCGGCGCGCCCCGTCGCGATGCTCGCCGTGTTCGGCTCGGTGCCGTTGTTCTTCTACATCCTCCATCTGTATCTGCTCCACGGGCTCAACCGGCTGGCCGGCTGGTCGATCGATGCCGAGGGGCTGGTCAGCCTGCCCGATGTCGCGTCGCTGTGGCTGGTGGCGGCAGCGGTCGCGGTGCCATGCTGGTTCGCGTGCCGCTGGTTCGGCGAGCGCAAGCGGGCGAGCGGCGCGTGGTGGATGCGCTATTTGTAGCGGCGGGCAGGGCTGCCTAGGTTGAGGGAGTGATTCACCTCGTCCACCATCCCGCCTACGTGGCACCGGCGCCCGCGCGCAGCCAGTATCAGTGGAACAAGAACGGGCTGGTCCGCGACCTGCTGCACGCCGAGGGGACGGACTTCGCCTGGCATGAACCCGAGCCGATGCCGCGCGCCTGGCTCGAAGCGGTGCACGACCCCGACTATGTCGCCGAAGTGCTCGAAGCGCGCGTGCCGCATCACAAGGAGCGGCGCATCGGCTTCCCGGTGACGCCGCAAGTGGCGCTGCGGGTGCAATGCGTCCCCGGCGGCACCTATCTCGCCGCGCAGCTTGCACTCGTCCACGGCTATGCCGCCAACACCGCCGGGGGCAGCCACCACGCGCTTGCCGATACCGGAGCCGGCTTCTGCGTGTTCAACGACCTGGCGATCGCCGCGGTGCGGCTGGCTGAGGAAGGGTATCGCGTGCTGGTCGTCGATTGCGACGTCCACCAAGGCGACGGCACCGCCGCGCTCACCGCCGGCCGCCCGGACATCGCCACCTATTCGATCCATGCCGAGAAGAACTTCCCGGCCCGGAAAGCCCGCTCGACGCTCGACGTGCCGCTGCCCGACGGCACCGGCGACGCGGTGTATCTCGCCACGCTCGCCGCGACGCTGACGCCGCTGCTCGACGATTTCGCCCCCGATCTGGTCCTCTACCAGGCCGGCGTCGACCCCTTCGTCGACGACCGGCTCGGCCGCCTCGCGCTCAGCCGCGAGGGCCTGGTCGCGCGCGACCGCTGGATCGCGCAGACCTTCGCAGGACGCCGCGTGCCCTTCGCCAGCGCGCTGGGCGGCGGCTATGGCGAGGACGCACTCGAAGTCTCGCGCCGCCATGTCGCCTCGATCCGCGCGCTGGGATCGGCCGCAGCCGAACAGCCGACACCGGCATGACGCCATTTTCTCCCTTGGCGTATCGCAAGGGAGGCGTAGGGTACGCGCAACGATAGACAAAGTGCAGGACGAGGTCATGGCAACTGCCGCGCACCAGTTGACGCCCGACGAAGCTTCGGCGGACCCGCCGCCCGAGGCTATCGTCGTCCGTTTTGCTGGCGATAGCGGCGACGG is a genomic window containing:
- a CDS encoding ATP-binding protein — protein: MMRRIRAPLGLIGQIFAILLLAILIEFGASTFFYERASQFSVQDDEARRLAEHIVIARKLLSEQPPAQRPALADDLTTSRYRIAWSRDLPVALKVTPTLDRVHHQVLEWEPSLKAAGLRLRLVGAARDAVIVGGTTLPDGSWMQFATREPVHDMGFSIERILLALAPAVAIILIGGVLVRQTLLPLRRLAHATERVGGGDVQEAVAEGGPGEVRRVIHAFNRMQDRIHRLLTDRTQALAAVGHDLRTPLARLRLRADAIRDGEVREEIETDIVEMQAMIDSLLAYLAGESNGEKRQAVDLAVMCNTIVDDLHDQGHAVAYIGPDHLERVLFPIGMKRAVTNLVENGLHYGNSVTVTLREQDGGAVICIEDDGPGIPDEAIERALQPFVRLDAARARDTVGFGLGLSIVSRAVEAEGGRFALSNRPEGGLRAEIQLPAA
- a CDS encoding response regulator transcription factor is translated as MLQTQMTTTTAPTIVLVEDDPALRTLTSRALQENGFAVRPAATGAEMWLALDNGPAELIILDIMLPGTSGIDLCRMIREKSQVPIIFISARGSETDRVVGLELGADDYLTKPFGTRELIARIRAVLRREGGKQESAQRSLGLIRFDGWTLNLPRRELLSPSGAVVDLTGAEFDLLVSLCDHSGRVIARERLIELSRTRLGDSSDRSVDVLVSRLRRKLSSTGSAAPIVTVRGIGYMFNAPVTRE
- a CDS encoding DUF1624 domain-containing protein, producing the protein MLSSSALAAVEPTIPAGAPRAARILSIDALRGLVILLMLVDHTRELFYYHAQVVDPMNLATTEPALFWTRLTAHLCAPVFVVLTGLAAWLYAAPRGGAGAASSFLAKRGLFLIVLEVTVVSFAWGFDLTPRILYLQVIWAIGLSMLALAALVHLPRMAILAIGAALVLGHNLLDPIHVAPGSPGHIVWAVLHDRSLIDLPWGGQVRTSYPVLPWIGVIAIGYAIGPWFTRDVLPAWRQRALWATGALALAAFVALRLANGYGEPMPWQPGDTSLHTLMSFLNLTKYPPSADFLLVTLGLGAWLLAALEKLPARPVAMLAVFGSVPLFFYILHLYLLHGLNRLAGWSIDAEGLVSLPDVASLWLVAAAVAVPCWFACRWFGERKRASGAWWMRYL
- a CDS encoding histone deacetylase family protein — translated: MIHLVHHPAYVAPAPARSQYQWNKNGLVRDLLHAEGTDFAWHEPEPMPRAWLEAVHDPDYVAEVLEARVPHHKERRIGFPVTPQVALRVQCVPGGTYLAAQLALVHGYAANTAGGSHHALADTGAGFCVFNDLAIAAVRLAEEGYRVLVVDCDVHQGDGTAALTAGRPDIATYSIHAEKNFPARKARSTLDVPLPDGTGDAVYLATLAATLTPLLDDFAPDLVLYQAGVDPFVDDRLGRLALSREGLVARDRWIAQTFAGRRVPFASALGGGYGEDALEVSRRHVASIRALGSAAAEQPTPA